The Pseudomonas berkeleyensis genome includes a region encoding these proteins:
- a CDS encoding histidine phosphatase family protein produces the protein MGSIYLIRHGQASFGADDYDVLSPVGVRQAEVLGEHLEQLDIRLDRCVSGSLRRQQHTANAALQRMSQAPVLDIDEAFNEFDADAVIRTLLPDLLPEEPEALHILRNGAQNRAEFQRLFAKLIQRWISGEHDKPGLQSWQAYVEQVEGGLRRILEQANSKQNIAVFTSGGTITALLRLITGVPSAKAFELNWQIVNTSLSQLKFRGSEVSLASFNSHVHLQLLKAPELITYR, from the coding sequence GTGGGCAGCATCTATCTGATTCGACATGGCCAGGCCTCATTCGGTGCAGACGACTACGATGTCCTGTCTCCCGTCGGCGTGCGCCAGGCCGAAGTGCTGGGCGAACATCTCGAGCAACTCGACATCCGCCTCGATCGATGCGTCAGCGGCAGCCTGCGCCGCCAGCAGCACACGGCCAACGCCGCACTGCAGCGCATGAGCCAAGCGCCAGTGCTGGACATCGATGAGGCCTTCAACGAATTCGATGCCGATGCGGTGATTCGCACGCTGCTGCCGGATCTGCTACCGGAAGAACCCGAAGCCCTGCATATCCTGCGCAACGGTGCGCAGAACCGTGCCGAGTTCCAACGCCTGTTCGCCAAACTGATCCAGCGCTGGATTTCCGGCGAACATGACAAGCCCGGTCTGCAGAGTTGGCAGGCCTATGTCGAACAGGTCGAAGGTGGCCTGCGGCGCATCCTCGAACAGGCCAATAGCAAACAGAACATCGCCGTGTTCACCTCCGGCGGCACCATCACCGCCCTGCTCCGGCTGATTACCGGCGTGCCCTCTGCAAAGGCCTTCGAACTGAATTGGCAAATCGTCAATACCTCGCTCAGCCAGCTGAAATTCCGCGGCAGCGAGGTGAGTCTGGCTTCCTTCAACAGCCATGTGCATTTACAGCTGCTGAAGGCGCCGGAGCTCATCACCTATCGATGA
- the sohB gene encoding protease SohB, translating to MEFLSEYASFLAKTLTLVVAIVVVLVAIAATRGKGRRGSGELQVQKLNDFYKDLRERLEQSVLSKDQLKATRKAEAKAAKQEKKAPPSKPRVFVLDFDGDIKASATDNLRHEVTALLSMAKVEDEVVLRLESGGGMVHSYGLASSQLVRIRDAGIPLTVCVDKVAASGGYMMACIGQKILSAPFAILGSIGVVAQLPNVHRLLKKHEIDFEVLTAGEYKRTLTVFGENTEKGREKFQEDLETTHELFKGFVARYRPQLDIDAIATGEVWLGMAAQERLLVDELKTSDQYLAERAAEAELFHLHFAQKKSLQERVGLAASMALDRFVLTWLSRLNQQRFW from the coding sequence GTGGAGTTTCTTAGCGAGTACGCCAGCTTTCTGGCGAAAACCCTGACCCTGGTGGTCGCCATCGTCGTGGTGCTGGTGGCGATCGCCGCCACGCGTGGCAAAGGGCGGCGCGGTAGTGGTGAGTTGCAGGTGCAGAAGCTCAATGACTTCTACAAGGATCTGCGCGAACGCCTGGAGCAGAGCGTGCTGTCCAAGGATCAGCTCAAGGCCACGCGCAAGGCGGAGGCCAAGGCTGCCAAACAGGAGAAAAAAGCGCCGCCCAGCAAGCCGCGGGTGTTCGTGCTGGATTTCGATGGCGATATCAAGGCATCGGCCACTGACAATCTGCGCCATGAAGTGACGGCGCTGTTGTCCATGGCCAAGGTCGAGGACGAAGTGGTGCTGCGCCTGGAAAGCGGTGGCGGCATGGTGCACAGCTACGGTCTGGCCTCTTCACAGCTGGTGCGTATCCGCGATGCCGGCATTCCGCTGACCGTGTGCGTTGACAAGGTAGCCGCCAGCGGCGGCTACATGATGGCCTGCATCGGCCAGAAAATTCTCAGTGCGCCTTTCGCCATTCTCGGCTCCATCGGCGTGGTGGCGCAGTTGCCCAACGTGCATCGCTTGCTGAAAAAGCACGAGATCGATTTTGAAGTGCTGACCGCCGGTGAATACAAGCGCACGCTGACCGTCTTTGGTGAAAACACCGAGAAAGGTCGGGAGAAATTCCAGGAAGACCTGGAAACCACCCACGAACTATTCAAGGGTTTCGTCGCCCGTTACCGCCCGCAACTGGACATCGACGCCATCGCCACCGGTGAAGTCTGGCTGGGCATGGCCGCGCAGGAGCGCCTGTTGGTGGATGAACTCAAGACCAGCGACCAGTACCTGGCCGAGCGCGCCGCCGAGGCTGAACTGTTCCATCTGCATTTCGCTCAGAAAAAGAGCCTGCAGGAGCGTGTCGGGCTGGCTGCCAGCATGGCGCTGGATCGCTTCGTCCTGACCTGGTTGAGCCGGCTCAATCAGCAGCGCTTCTGGTAA
- a CDS encoding YhdH/YhfP family quinone oxidoreductase: protein MTEFKALLVSEGADGGFQREVVQRNVEQLPQGELLIRVRYSSLNYKDALSASGNRGVTKAYPHTPGIDAAGVVEASSVAEFAVGDEVIVTGYDLGMNTAGGFGQYIRVPAAWAIKRPQGLPLREAMILGTAGLTAALCVDKLEQAGVTPESGTVLVTGATGGVGSIAVVLLKQLGYRVAAATGKAEQADFLRNLGADEIVSREELQQGSERPMLKERWAGAVDTVGGDILFNVVKSLRHSGSVACCGLTAGVGFQASVLPFILRGVNLLGVDSVELPLVVKASMWDKLSLQWKLDLSVLCQEIGLAELPGAIERILAGGMVGRILVRLD, encoded by the coding sequence ATGACCGAGTTCAAGGCCTTGCTGGTCAGCGAAGGCGCCGATGGCGGTTTCCAGCGTGAAGTAGTCCAGCGCAACGTCGAGCAACTGCCGCAGGGCGAGTTGTTGATCCGCGTGCGCTATTCCTCGCTCAACTACAAGGATGCCCTGTCCGCCAGCGGCAATCGTGGTGTGACCAAGGCCTACCCGCATACGCCTGGTATCGACGCGGCGGGTGTGGTCGAGGCTTCCAGCGTTGCCGAGTTCGCCGTGGGTGACGAGGTGATCGTCACCGGCTACGACCTGGGCATGAATACCGCCGGTGGTTTCGGCCAGTACATCCGCGTGCCGGCGGCCTGGGCGATCAAGCGCCCGCAGGGGCTGCCGCTGCGCGAGGCGATGATCCTTGGCACTGCCGGCCTGACCGCTGCACTGTGCGTGGACAAGCTGGAGCAGGCTGGCGTCACCCCGGAATCCGGCACCGTGCTGGTCACGGGCGCTACGGGCGGCGTCGGCAGTATCGCGGTCGTGCTGCTCAAGCAGCTCGGCTATCGTGTTGCCGCCGCCACTGGCAAGGCCGAACAGGCTGATTTTCTGCGTAACCTGGGTGCTGACGAGATCGTCAGCCGCGAAGAGCTGCAGCAGGGTAGCGAACGTCCGATGCTCAAGGAGCGCTGGGCGGGGGCAGTGGATACCGTGGGTGGTGACATCCTGTTCAATGTGGTCAAGTCGCTGCGCCACAGCGGTAGCGTGGCCTGCTGCGGTCTGACTGCTGGCGTTGGCTTCCAGGCCAGCGTACTGCCGTTCATCCTGCGTGGGGTCAACCTGCTGGGGGTTGATTCGGTGGAACTACCACTGGTGGTCAAGGCGTCGATGTGGGACAAGCTATCGCTGCAGTGGAAGCTCGATCTTTCTGTGTTGTGCCAGGAAATTGGCCTGGCGGAGTTGCCGGGGGCCATCGAACGGATACTGGCCGGCGGCATGGTCGGTCGTATCCTGGTGCGGCTCGACTGA
- a CDS encoding hotdog fold domain-containing protein: MSQMLQMFQQAGAAQFSAMIGQVAPYFASIAPQMAELRPGYAEVSFAKRREVLNHIGTVHAIALCNAAELAAGSMTDASIPASCRWIPKGMTVEYLAKADGDIRTVADGSQVDWSQTGDIKVPVMAYVGDKPVFRAEITMYVSQA, from the coding sequence ATGAGTCAGATGTTGCAGATGTTCCAGCAGGCCGGCGCTGCCCAGTTCAGCGCGATGATCGGTCAAGTCGCCCCGTACTTCGCCAGTATCGCTCCGCAGATGGCCGAGCTGCGTCCCGGCTATGCCGAGGTCAGCTTCGCCAAACGCCGCGAAGTGCTCAACCATATCGGTACGGTGCACGCCATTGCCTTGTGCAATGCTGCCGAGCTTGCCGCCGGCAGCATGACCGACGCCTCCATTCCTGCCAGTTGCCGCTGGATTCCCAAGGGCATGACGGTGGAATACCTCGCGAAGGCCGATGGCGACATCCGTACGGTGGCTGACGGCAGCCAGGTGGATTGGAGTCAGACCGGCGACATCAAGGTGCCGGTGATGGCCTACGTTGGCGACAAGCCGGTGTTCCGCGCGGAAATCACCATGTACGTCAGCCAGGCCTGA
- a CDS encoding TetR/AcrR family transcriptional regulator: MARPSRKDEILQAALACFTEHGVDVTTIEMIRDRSGASIGSLYHHFGNKERIIAALYLAGTAQYADLLQRGFAEAASAEACVKLLVTSYIDWVVTNPDWARFILHSRSRVEAGEMGGALREANRQHFAQILTALAEYRLQGLFKALPDDCFASVVIGPTHDLARNWLAGRTQSELGECRELLAQIAWDSVKSSG, encoded by the coding sequence ATGGCTCGCCCATCGCGTAAAGACGAGATCCTTCAGGCTGCGTTGGCCTGCTTCACCGAGCACGGCGTCGATGTCACCACCATAGAGATGATTCGCGACCGTTCTGGTGCGAGCATCGGCAGTCTGTACCACCACTTCGGCAATAAGGAGCGGATCATTGCCGCGCTGTATCTGGCCGGCACTGCCCAATACGCCGACCTGTTGCAGCGCGGGTTTGCCGAGGCAGCCAGCGCCGAAGCCTGCGTCAAGTTGTTGGTGACCAGCTATATCGACTGGGTGGTGACCAATCCGGATTGGGCGCGTTTCATCCTGCACAGCCGCAGTCGGGTCGAAGCCGGGGAAATGGGTGGCGCCCTGCGTGAAGCCAATCGCCAGCATTTCGCGCAGATTCTCACAGCGCTCGCCGAGTACCGCCTGCAGGGACTGTTCAAGGCACTACCAGATGACTGCTTCGCCTCGGTGGTAATCGGCCCGACGCATGATCTGGCGCGCAACTGGCTGGCCGGCCGCACCCAGAGCGAGCTGGGTGAGTGCCGTGAGTTGCTGGCGCAGATCGCCTGGGACAGCGTGAAAAGCAGCGGCTAG
- a CDS encoding DODA-type extradiol aromatic ring-opening family dioxygenase, whose amino-acid sequence MLPSLFISHGSPMLALEPGASGPALTKLAAELPRPKAIVVVSAHWESQRLLVTAGEQPQTWHDFGGFPAPLYAVQYPAPGAPALAKKIAEQLNNAGLATELDAQRPFDHGAWIPLSLMYPQADIPVLQISLPSRLGPELQTRVGRALSGLREQGILLIGSGSITHNLGELNWRAGPEVITPWAKAFRDWIVEKLAANDEQALHDYRHLAPNAVRNHPSDEHLLPLFFARGAGGAFSVAHTGFTYGALGMDIYRFD is encoded by the coding sequence ATGCTGCCCAGTTTGTTCATATCCCACGGTTCCCCCATGCTGGCTCTGGAGCCGGGCGCCAGCGGTCCAGCCTTGACCAAACTGGCCGCCGAACTGCCCAGGCCCAAGGCTATCGTGGTGGTGTCGGCGCACTGGGAAAGCCAGCGTTTGCTGGTGACGGCAGGTGAGCAACCGCAGACCTGGCACGACTTCGGCGGCTTCCCAGCCCCGTTGTACGCCGTACAGTATCCCGCTCCCGGTGCACCAGCGCTGGCCAAGAAGATCGCAGAGCAATTGAATAACGCGGGTCTAGCGACAGAGCTCGATGCCCAGCGCCCTTTCGATCATGGCGCTTGGATTCCGTTGTCGCTGATGTATCCGCAAGCCGACATCCCCGTACTGCAGATTTCACTACCCAGCCGCCTCGGCCCCGAGCTGCAGACCCGTGTGGGGCGCGCACTGAGTGGCCTGCGTGAGCAAGGCATATTGCTTATCGGCTCCGGTAGCATCACCCACAACCTGGGCGAGCTGAACTGGCGCGCAGGCCCGGAAGTCATCACGCCCTGGGCCAAGGCATTTCGCGACTGGATAGTGGAAAAACTCGCAGCCAATGACGAGCAGGCGCTGCACGATTACCGCCACCTGGCGCCAAACGCCGTGCGCAACCACCCGAGTGACGAGCACCTACTGCCGCTGTTCTTCGCCCGTGGCGCTGGCGGTGCCTTCAGCGTCGCGCACACGGGGTTCACCTACGGTGCGCTGGGTATGGACATCTATCGCTTCGACTAG
- a CDS encoding transporter substrate-binding domain-containing protein, giving the protein MPARHLLSCLLLIVAVLAQASDEDDPTVRLDTSLEDPYQVVVDGELSGSSVTVLKCIFNRLQQPYQIQLTSLSRARQNVSRRIADGFFSSAPDTQVDGYAQLSAPLLMEKWYWYAQDAQILNKPIWSRELRIGSVLGSNSMTWLEARGITVAQKVSRLEQLIELLQRGRIDLFLADENVMRTALSHQPAQPGLQQRFVRYSPLGVYFSHIFLQQHPDFLNAFNRQVEHCAHRGSTLTEAEAYYLRQLTAQHLKRWAYHDQLLSALRQAATRNTSIERIHELDRQWMRERLLEEKPLIRRLLHAPPSRLLANIARQHKPLFNEIFLSDYSGQLVAISEITSDYWQADEDDFQQAQHLPPGQVHIGEIEYDGSTQSFQIKVSAPLHDPQDGRFLGVLSLGINIETAFGDNLR; this is encoded by the coding sequence ATGCCGGCACGTCATCTGCTGTCCTGCTTACTACTGATTGTCGCGGTACTGGCGCAGGCCAGTGACGAAGACGATCCAACCGTTCGCCTCGACACCAGCCTCGAAGATCCTTACCAGGTAGTCGTCGACGGCGAGCTCAGTGGTAGCTCGGTAACCGTGCTCAAGTGCATCTTCAACCGACTGCAACAACCCTATCAGATCCAGCTCACCTCCCTCAGTCGAGCACGGCAGAATGTCAGTCGACGAATTGCCGATGGTTTCTTCAGCTCAGCTCCAGACACTCAGGTAGATGGCTATGCGCAGCTTTCTGCCCCGCTGCTGATGGAGAAATGGTACTGGTACGCACAGGATGCCCAGATACTCAACAAGCCAATATGGTCGCGCGAGCTGCGCATCGGCAGCGTTCTGGGCAGCAACAGCATGACTTGGCTGGAGGCACGCGGCATCACCGTGGCACAGAAGGTATCGCGCCTGGAACAACTAATCGAACTACTCCAACGCGGTCGCATTGACCTTTTCCTGGCAGATGAGAACGTTATGCGCACTGCACTTTCTCACCAACCAGCGCAGCCGGGCCTACAGCAACGTTTCGTGAGGTATTCGCCATTGGGCGTATATTTCTCTCACATTTTCCTGCAGCAACACCCTGACTTCCTCAACGCGTTCAATCGCCAGGTCGAACACTGCGCACATAGAGGCAGCACACTCACCGAGGCAGAAGCCTACTATCTGCGCCAACTGACGGCTCAACACCTCAAGCGCTGGGCTTACCACGACCAATTGCTGAGCGCCCTTCGCCAGGCAGCAACGCGCAACACCAGTATCGAGCGTATTCACGAACTGGATCGGCAATGGATGCGTGAACGTCTGCTCGAGGAGAAACCACTGATTCGCCGACTACTGCATGCCCCTCCCTCAAGACTCCTGGCCAACATAGCGCGTCAGCACAAGCCGCTGTTCAATGAGATCTTCCTTAGCGACTACTCCGGCCAACTGGTCGCCATCAGCGAGATTACCAGTGATTACTGGCAAGCTGACGAAGATGACTTTCAGCAAGCTCAGCACTTGCCACCGGGTCAGGTGCATATCGGCGAAATTGAATACGACGGTTCGACCCAGAGCTTTCAGATCAAGGTTTCGGCGCCCCTTCACGATCCACAGGATGGCCGCTTCCTCGGAGTGCTCAGTCTGGGTATCAATATAGAAACGGCCTTTGGCGACAACCTGCGTTAA
- a CDS encoding thiopurine S-methyltransferase, which translates to MHATFWQERWARSQIGFHQEKVNGYLRRHWPTLGLPNDAAVLVPLCGKSLDLAWLAEQGHAVIGVELAERAVQDFFAERDVQPHVSQHGAFKVYQAGALRIFCGDFFALNHADVADCQAFYDRAALIALPAEMRERYAAHLQAILPETCQGLLVTLVYDQQRMDGPPFSVEDAEVEQRFTPGWILREVERKDVLSGNPRFIENQLEAVEEVVFHLARR; encoded by the coding sequence ATGCACGCAACATTCTGGCAGGAGCGTTGGGCGCGTAGCCAAATCGGTTTTCATCAGGAGAAGGTCAACGGCTATCTGCGCCGCCATTGGCCAACTCTCGGGCTACCCAACGATGCAGCGGTGCTGGTGCCGCTGTGTGGCAAAAGCCTCGACCTGGCGTGGCTGGCGGAGCAGGGGCATGCGGTGATCGGGGTGGAGTTAGCCGAGCGTGCGGTACAGGATTTCTTCGCCGAGCGTGATGTGCAGCCGCATGTATCGCAGCATGGCGCCTTCAAGGTCTATCAGGCAGGTGCGCTGCGGATTTTCTGTGGCGACTTTTTCGCCTTGAACCACGCTGACGTTGCCGACTGCCAGGCCTTTTATGACCGGGCTGCGCTGATCGCGCTGCCAGCGGAAATGCGCGAGCGTTACGCCGCCCACTTGCAGGCGATATTGCCTGAAACCTGTCAGGGGCTGCTGGTGACGCTGGTATACGATCAGCAACGCATGGATGGCCCACCTTTCTCGGTCGAGGATGCCGAAGTCGAGCAGCGCTTCACTCCAGGCTGGATACTGCGGGAAGTGGAGCGTAAGGACGTGCTGAGCGGCAACCCACGCTTTATCGAGAATCAGCTCGAGGCGGTGGAGGAGGTGGTGTTTCACCTGGCGCGCCGTTAA
- the htpX gene encoding protease HtpX — MMRIMLFLATNLAVLVIASITLKLLGVDRFTGQNHGSLLIFCAVFGFAGSLVSLFLSKWMAKMSTGTQIITQPRTRHEQWLLQTVEELSREAGIKMPEVGIFPAYESNAFATGWNKNDALVAVSQGLLERFSPDEVRAVLAHEIGHVANGDMVTLALIQGVVNTFVMFFARIFGNFVDKAILKNEDGHGIGYFVATIFAELVLGILASIIVMWFSRKREYKADEAGARLAGTGAMIAALQRLRAEQGVPVQMPDSLTAFGINGGLKNGLAGLLMSHPPLEDRIEALRRRG, encoded by the coding sequence ATGATGCGCATTATGTTGTTCCTGGCCACCAACCTGGCGGTTCTGGTTATCGCCAGCATCACCCTCAAACTGCTGGGGGTCGACCGCTTCACCGGCCAGAACCATGGCAGCCTGCTGATTTTCTGCGCCGTGTTCGGTTTCGCCGGCTCGCTGGTCTCGCTGTTCCTGTCCAAGTGGATGGCGAAGATGAGCACCGGCACGCAGATCATCACCCAGCCGCGCACCCGTCACGAACAGTGGCTGCTGCAGACCGTCGAGGAGCTGTCCCGTGAAGCCGGCATCAAGATGCCGGAAGTCGGTATCTTCCCGGCCTACGAGTCCAACGCCTTCGCCACCGGCTGGAACAAGAACGACGCGCTGGTCGCCGTCAGCCAGGGCCTGCTCGAGCGCTTCTCTCCCGATGAAGTGCGCGCGGTGCTGGCCCACGAGATCGGCCACGTGGCCAACGGCGACATGGTCACCCTGGCACTGATCCAGGGCGTGGTGAACACCTTCGTGATGTTCTTCGCACGCATCTTCGGTAACTTCGTCGACAAGGCGATCCTGAAGAACGAAGACGGCCACGGTATCGGCTACTTCGTCGCGACCATTTTCGCCGAACTGGTACTGGGCATCCTGGCCAGCATCATCGTCATGTGGTTCTCGCGCAAACGCGAATACAAGGCCGATGAAGCCGGCGCCCGCCTGGCCGGTACCGGCGCGATGATCGCCGCGCTGCAGCGTCTGCGCGCCGAACAGGGCGTGCCGGTGCAGATGCCCGACAGCCTGACCGCCTTCGGCATCAACGGTGGTCTGAAGAACGGCCTGGCTGGCCTGCTGATGAGCCACCCGCCGCTGGAAGATCGCATCGAGGCACTGCGCCGTCGGGGCTGA